One stretch of Arachis hypogaea cultivar Tifrunner chromosome 20, arahy.Tifrunner.gnm2.J5K5, whole genome shotgun sequence DNA includes these proteins:
- the LOC112782715 gene encoding stromal processing peptidase, chloroplastic-like, translating into MWLRFWWRKVLMLKPGVRRVNSVGAKVLEFIAHFGKPTAPLPAAIVGCVPTKAGETEFKISPTEITDAMKAGLDQPIMPEPEDEEHENKGKDESCDVKLLKAVHLKGKMQLTFIIYFE; encoded by the exons ATGTGGCTGAGGTTTTGGTGGAGAAAGGTGCTGATGTTGAAGCCAGGAGTAAGAAGG GTCAATTCTGTCGGTGCTAAGGTGTTAGAATTTATAGCTCATTTTGGAAAGCCTACTGCACCGCTTCCTGCAGCTATTGTTGGTTGTGTTCCAACAAAAGCAGGCGAAACAGAATTCAAGATTTCTCCAACTGAAATTACAGATGCTATGAAAGCAGGATTGGATCAGCCTATAATGCCAGAGCCTGAG gatgaagaacatgaaaacaaaggaaaagatGAGAGCTGTGATGTGAAGCTGCTGAAAGCGGTGCATCTGAAAGGGAAGATGCAACTcacttttataatatattttgaatga